One genomic segment of Stigmatopora argus isolate UIUO_Sarg chromosome 1, RoL_Sarg_1.0, whole genome shotgun sequence includes these proteins:
- the l3mbtl1 gene encoding lethal(3)malignant brain tumor-like protein 1, with amino-acid sequence MSAKVNTESPPKEPECAPAASPASLPGDTILVCGTDSVAKNPRPQTHTTTALLLPAPGHQKVELAPTLALTDPSKGSRVTETPVKSTLTAQVAGACSIVHVLEWKEGMAILPGSNLKFCVSDVGALSTLITPTATSSTNNEPAAGTSAKMITVESPPSEKHMMSAPVMSGSSPAVEPDNLVQVKSEVQMGPAQQNHHPRAQRIYTEELRRESVVDKRGVGVEKVPAGARVSSLNVEQLKPMKKRKRREYLGPSDEDSDIEGMDDKVEDLRGDGRYIRGGGDMRTEPWTWSQYLQETKAIAAPEKLFQETQRPPTVKNEFKQGMKLEGIDPQHPSMYFVLTVAEVCGYRLRLHFDGYSDCHDFWVNANSPDVHPAGWCESTGHRLHTPKGCKEEEFTWSNYLRMTKAQLAPKELFASPGRIDTKSDFKIGMRLEAVDRMNPSLICVATITDAVDERFLVHFDNWDDTYDYWCDATSPYIHPIGWCNERSLPLTPPQDYPDQAAFNWSRYLHETCSKAVAAESFKTRPPHSFQPQMKLEAVDKRSPGLIRVATVEEVETHRIKIHYDGWSHIYDEWMDSDHPDIHPAGWCEATGHPLKAPPHEAKMQQTHGPKEPPTLAQSTYPPSISCKPISHSRNNKYSFHNKKCPTPGCDGSGHVTGRFTAHHCVSGCPLAERNQGRLKVELSDSESKKSLFFGQRTKKTHYRGRIGRPPKYRKNQQRDYQNMSSECVYPSLFVSALSGQSDRTLSLCWEQHCKLLPGVLGIPASQVATWSVEEVFTFVHNLIGCEDQARLFKEEMIDGEAFLLLTQADIVKIMSIKLGPALKISNAILMFKSTDESLK; translated from the exons ATGAGTGCCAAAGTCAACACGGAGTCTCCGCCCAAAGAGCCCGAGTGCGCTCCCGCGGCCTCCCCCGCCTCCTTGCCAGGCGACACCATCCTCGTCTGCGGCACGGATAGCGTGGCCAAGAATCCTCGGCCTCAGACGCACACGACCACGGCTTTGCTTCTCCCAG ctccCGGTCATCAAAAAGTGGAGCTGGCACCAACTTTGGCGCTGACCGACCCCAGTAAAGGAAGCAGGGTCACCGAAACGCCCGTTAAATCCACTTTGACGGCGCAGGTGGCTGGGGCTTGTAGCATCGTCCACGTCCTGGAATGGAAGGAAGGGATGGCCATTCTACCTGGGAGTAACCTCAAG TTCTGTGTCAGTGACGTAGGAGCCTTGAGTACATTGATCACACCAACAGCAACTTCCAGCACCAATAATGAACCTGCAGCTGGGACTTCTGCTAAAATGATCACAGTAGAAAGCCCTCCATCGGAAAAGCACA tGATGTCAGCTCCTGTGATGTCGGGGAGCAGTCCCGCTGTTGAGCCAGACAATTTAGTTCAGGTTAAATCTGAGGTCCAGATGGGACCAGCCCAGCAGAACCATCATCCCAGAGCTCAGAGGATTTACACAGAGGAACTACGTAGAGAGTCCGTGGTGGACAA GAGGGGTGTCGGAGTGGAGAAGGTCCCGGCCGGAGCGAGGGTCTCCTCTTTAAATGTTGAGCAGCTGAAGCCCATGAAAAAGCGGAAGAGGAGGGAATATCTGGGCCCGTCCGACGAAGACTCCGACATTGAGGGCATG GATGACAAAGTGGAAGACCTGAGAGGAGATGGCAGATATATCAGAGGAG GTGGAGACATGAGGACAGAGCCGTGGACATGGAGCCAGTACCTGCAAGAAACCAAAGCCATCGCTGCTCCTGAAAAGCTTTTCCAAGAG ACTCAAAGACCGCCCACagtgaaaaatgaatttaaacagGGCATGAAGCTGGAGGGAATCGACCCTCAGCACCCATCCATGTACTTTGTTCTTACTGTGGCCGAG GTGTGTGGCTACCGTCTGCGGCTCCATTTTGACGGCTACTCCGACTGCCACGATTTCTGGGTGAATGCCAACTCACCCGATGTGCATCCTGCAGGCTGGTGTGAGAGCACAGGACACAGATTGCACACTCCCAAAG GTTGTAAAGAAGAAGAGTTTACATGGAGCAACTACCTAAGAATGACTAAAGCACAATTGGCCCCCAAAGAGCTCTTTGCCAGTCCCGGAAGG ATTGACACCAAGAGTGACTTCAAAATTGGGATGAGACTGGAAGCCGTTGATCGTATGAACCCCTCCCTCATCTGCGTAGCGACCATTACGGACGCCGTGGATGAGCGCTTCCTGGTACACTTTGACAATTGGGATGACACATATGACTACTG GTGTGATGCCACCAGCCCATACATCCATCCTATTGGTTGGTGCAACGAGAGAAGTTTGCCTTTAACGCCGCCCCAAG ATTATCCTGACCAAGCAGCGTTTAACTGGTCCCGCTACCTGCATGAGACTTGTTCTAAAGCAGTGGCAGCTGAGTCATTTAAAACG cgtccgcctcacagcttCCAGCCTCAGATGAAACTGGAGGCTGTGGACAAGAGAAGTCCTGGTCTCATCAGAGTGGCAACAGTGGAGGAAGTGGAGACTCATCGCATTaag ATCCACTATGACGGCTGGAGTCACATCTATGACGAGTGGATGGACTCGGATCACCCAGACATCCACCCCGCAGGCTGGTGCGAGGCCACTGGTCACCCGCTCAAAGCCCCTCCACATGAAGCCAAAATGCAGCAGACGCACG GTCCGAAAGAGCCTCCAACTTTGGCCCAATCCACTTACCCTCCTTCTATTTCCTGTAAACCCATCAGCCACAGCAGAAACAACAAGTACAGCTTCCACAACAA GAAGTGTCCGACTCCCGGCTGCGACGGTTCGGGCCACGTCACGGGCCGCTTCACGGCCCATCACTGCGTTTCTGGCTGCCCGTTGGCCGAGCGCAACCAAGGCAGGCTCAAGGTGGAGCTCTCAGACTCTGAGAGCAAAAAGAGCCTCTTTTTTGGCCAGAGGACCAAGAAGACACATTATCGTGGCAG GATTGGACGGCCACCCAAATATAGGAAGAACCAGCAGAGAGATTATCAGA ACATGTCATCCGAGTGCGTCTACCCGTCGTTGTTTGTGTCGGCCCTGAGCGGCCAATCGGACCGCACGCTTTCTCTGTGCTGGGAGCAACACTGCAAGCTGCTGCCCGGCGTCCTGGGCATTCCCGCTAGTCAGGTGGCCACGTGGAGCGTGGAGGAG GTCTTCACTTTTGTGCATAATCTAATTGGCTGCGAGGATCAAGCCCGTCTCTTTAAAGAAGAG ATGATTGACGGCGAAGCCTTCCTCCTGCTGACTCAGGCCGACATCGTGAAGATCATGAGCATCAAGCTCGGTCCCGCTCTCAAGATCTCCAACGCCATCCTCATGTTCAAGAGCACGGACGAGTCCCTCAAATGA